The sequence below is a genomic window from Patescibacteria group bacterium.
TTTAATTTCTTTAATTCTCTAACTAGTTTGATTTCATTCATGTAAATCTAATAATCTCAAATTCAATAAAAATGCAAGCACTATAGCTCTACTTATTATGACGGAAAAAACACTGTTTTATTACACCTGTTTTGCTCTTTCTTTTAAAGCTTTTAAAGCCCTGTGAAGCAGTACTCTTGTCGCTGATTCTGACCTGTTCAAAAGTTCTGATATTTCAGTTATAGAAAAATCTTCTAAATAGCGCCAAATAACAATATTTTGATAGTCTTTTTTTAAATCAAGCAAAGCATGCTTTACAACCTCCATATCTGAATTAATTAGGATATTTTTTTCTAAATCTTGTCTTGGATCAGCAATCCCAAAAATACTATGGCTATCTATTGATATTGTATTAGTCTTTGCTTTTTCCCGATAATGGTCAATAACTAAATTATTCGCTGTTTTATATAAAAAAGCTCGGACATTCTTGATTTCTTCTTGTTTTTCTTTAAAAACAACCCATGTCCTTGAAAATGCCTCAGAAGTCAAATCTTCAGCAATTTCCTGAGAATTTACCTTTAAAAACACAAACTTATATATTTTGCCAATATAAGTATCGTATATTTGACTAAATAATTTTTTGGGATTTCCCATAAAAATTTAATATATAAATAAATTGATAGTAGGACATGTCCTACTTTTTAAACACATTTATCTTAATTTTGTCTATGTCCTATCACTTTTAAGCTTATAAAAAGTAGTGTTTCTCTCCCCCTCTCTTTCAACTAACCCATCTTCAAGCAATTTCCTAAAATCTCTGCGCAAGGTTCTTTTACTTATGTCTGGAAAAGAATCTTTAACCTCCCAAACCTGCACACCTTCTTTTTGCTTTAATATATCTAAAATCACTTTTTGGCGCTCACTTACTTCTGCTTTGCTCTGCTCTACATCAATGATTTTTTCAGGTATTTTAACAGCTTCAACCTGAAGTGCTGGCATCTGAATAACGCCAGGCTCTTCAAGCTCTTGTTTTTGTGGTTCTGGTTCTTTGCTATTAATAGTTTCAGCTTGTTTAACCTCTTTTTTAATTTCTTGTTCTATAGCCCTATATTCGTCCTGAAGATTTAAAACATCAATTGGCTTAACCCAATTTTGTTGTTTTGCAACTTCAAAAAAACTATCAAGAACTTCAAACAAGCTATGGGAACTTTTAACAGTTTCTGGATTTTGAGTATTTGGAGAAGAATTAAAATAAGTAACAAAATTAGCTAAAATCTCATCAGCAATTTCTCTCATCTTAAATCTTAAAGGCTCTTTTTTTGGAAAAAGTAAGGTTAATCTATACAGTTCATTGATTGCTTCAATAACTCTATTTTTGTCCATATTCTTTAATACAACAACTATAACAAAAACAAAAAAATTGGTCAAAAAAAATATCATTCTATCAGCTGTGGAAAAAGCTTTGGAAAACTCAATAATAACTTGTTTAAAACTTTGTGGAACTACTGTGTACCCACTGTGAATTCATGCGCTCAATAAAGATGACCATTTCAGAAATTGGTTTCTTAATCCTTAAGGGATTTTAATTTGTAAAAAAGACTCCGAAAAGAGTCTTATCTTATGAACATTTCATTGTTGTTAATTCAAAGAGAATCAATTATGTCCAGAAATTCTTGCTTGGTTATTCCTAATTTAGTATATGCTTTTTTAAAATCCCACGTATATACATACTTATCTTGATGAACTACCCACATTTCAATGGGATCTTTGTCGGTTTTTTGTCTAAACAACTCAATTCTTCTTGCACTTCCTCTCTTGGGAATAATGTTACATTTCCCGAACCTCTGTGTCGCACATCTCTCTATGGCCCTCATAAAAACCTTAAATTTAATTCGGGTTTGTTTGGGCATACTAAACGGGACACAAATAATAACCCGAGAGGTTTAAAGGTTCTTTAATTTTAAACTCTTCCTTTTTCTTTTCTTGAAACTTAAGAAAGTTTTTTTCTATGTTTGCAAAAACCTTTCTTTTCACTATCTTAAATACAAGCTGGTCCTGCTTGTCTGATAAAGGACGTATTGATAAATGTTTAGGATATCCATACTTTTTTAAACCTTCTTCGTATAGCTTGAATGATTTTTCTATCCTTTTCATCGCCTGCAATCTGGTTTCTGCCTCACAGCTAATATCGTAGGGACTGCAAAACCCCCTCCAATTACCGTCTTTGGCTCTATAAACAACAAATATAATTATTTTAGGTCGAAAACCCCTCATTGGTTTTATTATCGTCTTCTTTATAATGCTTTGTCAATAGTGGAGCCTTGTATGAAATATGTAATCGTAATAATTGTCATATTCACTTCTCATCTTCATATCTAACTTTTAATAAAAACAAAACATCTTTTTTAAGATTTACTTTTACCCAGGCCCCTTGCTTTTCATCTAAAAGCTCGCCCATACCTGACAAAATTTCACGCCCAAGAGTTTTGTTCATAGTTATGAACCAAAAGTTGTCTTTAATGACCACTTTTGGTTTAAATTATATCGGAACCCCCCCCTGTC
It includes:
- a CDS encoding RNA polymerase sigma factor yields the protein MGNPKKLFSQIYDTYIGKIYKFVFLKVNSQEIAEDLTSEAFSRTWVVFKEKQEEIKNVRAFLYKTANNLVIDHYREKAKTNTISIDSHSIFGIADPRQDLEKNILINSDMEVVKHALLDLKKDYQNIVIWRYLEDFSITEISELLNRSESATRVLLHRALKALKERAKQV
- a CDS encoding DeoR family transcriptional regulator yields the protein MDKNRVIEAINELYRLTLLFPKKEPLRFKMREIADEILANFVTYFNSSPNTQNPETVKSSHSLFEVLDSFFEVAKQQNWVKPIDVLNLQDEYRAIEQEIKKEVKQAETINSKEPEPQKQELEEPGVIQMPALQVEAVKIPEKIIDVEQSKAEVSERQKVILDILKQKEGVQVWEVKDSFPDISKRTLRRDFRKLLEDGLVEREGERNTTFYKLKSDRT